Proteins co-encoded in one Spirosoma endbachense genomic window:
- a CDS encoding DUF4397 domain-containing protein, translated as MKHILKSILLFSTGLLLLACGDEANFLDSVAPSAGARVKFYNLAPDVTGVDIYVNDQKFSGVNTVPPATSLPLSYTNSFPSLDYARVTPGTAKVKIVAPASTTASSDATLATTDLTTQADTYTSVFFYGNAPTYSSLVLTDNLTAADPTKAYVRFINLVSGADASATYDLAINGVVVATGIAPLKGVATFTSIPAIAYNTTAVPVQLRTAGTTTVVGAATTLQPYAGRFYTFIARGNVGGTGARAVGITASTNR; from the coding sequence ATGAAACATATTCTAAAATCAATATTGCTCTTTAGCACAGGCCTGCTATTGCTCGCGTGTGGCGATGAAGCTAATTTTTTGGATTCAGTAGCTCCCTCAGCAGGTGCCCGGGTGAAATTTTATAACCTGGCCCCCGACGTGACAGGAGTCGATATTTACGTAAACGATCAAAAATTTTCGGGCGTAAATACCGTACCACCAGCCACGTCGCTTCCACTGAGTTACACAAACTCATTTCCAAGTCTGGACTACGCTCGCGTAACCCCTGGCACCGCTAAAGTGAAAATTGTAGCACCTGCCAGCACCACTGCCAGTTCGGATGCAACATTGGCTACAACCGACCTTACGACTCAGGCCGATACATATACATCGGTGTTCTTCTACGGTAATGCCCCAACTTACAGCAGCCTGGTTCTGACCGATAACCTCACGGCAGCCGATCCAACTAAAGCCTACGTTCGCTTTATCAATTTGGTTTCGGGTGCCGATGCGAGTGCCACGTATGACCTTGCCATAAACGGTGTTGTTGTGGCAACCGGCATAGCGCCATTGAAAGGAGTCGCTACGTTCACGTCTATTCCGGCCATTGCCTATAATACCACTGCCGTTCCTGTTCAGCTTCGGACAGCAGGTACAACGACGGTTGTCGGTGCGGCAACGACTTTACAGCCATACGCTGGCCGATTCTACACATTTATCGCCAGAGGAAATGTTGGCGGAACAGGCGCGAGAGCAGTCGGCATAACGGCATCTACGAACCGTTAA
- a CDS encoding SusD/RagB family nutrient-binding outer membrane lipoprotein: protein MKRLTILTLLLGLLTLSSCEKYLDINRDPSNPQIAEGYVLLPPMLGNLAFAEQFDSRFIGKYIQNWGEATANDTWDRMGYNAGSDNAGNIWRTHYWNLGANIQLMLDDATAKQKWDYSGVAKAMFAWSWQTTTDYHGEIILKEAFEPNRYVFDYDTQEEVYAYVQKLANDALTDLNRTDGNVSQASLARGDLTYGGDRSKWIKFVYGVLARNANHISNKSTYKPDAVIDFCNKSLASNADNFNVPFTAGGNSALANFFGPSRSNLGTYRQTDFLVSLLDGRVFKGVVDPRQPILTTASPDGVYRGVTPTQGDPNNLNGNTKRIPTFWGELPNLVVAGTTPGKYVYKDGAPFPILTYSEIQFIKAEAAFIKGDKAMALSAYQAGIGAALDYAGVAAADKAKYLASAAVAQSASDLKISDIMLQKYLALVGHGIIETWVDMRRYRYAPTVYTGFTPPSTEQLFPDNNGKIAYRVRPRYNSEYVWNRASLDKYGGNALDYHTVEPWFIQK, encoded by the coding sequence ATGAAACGACTGACAATTCTCACGTTACTACTGGGCCTGCTTACGCTAAGTAGCTGTGAAAAATACCTCGATATTAACCGTGACCCTTCGAATCCGCAAATTGCAGAGGGCTACGTCTTATTGCCACCCATGTTGGGCAATCTGGCCTTTGCCGAACAATTCGACTCCCGCTTTATCGGCAAATACATCCAGAACTGGGGCGAAGCCACAGCTAATGATACGTGGGATCGGATGGGTTATAATGCGGGTTCCGATAATGCCGGTAACATCTGGCGGACGCATTACTGGAATCTTGGCGCAAACATCCAGCTCATGCTGGACGATGCCACGGCCAAACAAAAATGGGATTACAGTGGTGTCGCAAAAGCCATGTTTGCCTGGAGCTGGCAGACGACTACCGACTACCACGGCGAAATTATTCTGAAAGAAGCCTTCGAGCCAAACCGTTATGTGTTCGATTATGACACGCAGGAAGAAGTATATGCGTATGTTCAGAAGCTGGCCAATGACGCGCTGACCGATCTTAACCGTACCGATGGCAATGTGTCGCAGGCATCACTGGCGCGGGGCGATCTGACCTATGGTGGCGATCGCAGCAAATGGATCAAGTTCGTTTATGGTGTATTGGCTCGTAATGCCAACCACATCAGCAACAAAAGCACATACAAACCCGACGCCGTCATTGACTTCTGTAATAAGTCGCTGGCCAGCAATGCCGACAACTTCAACGTCCCATTTACAGCAGGTGGCAATTCGGCTCTGGCAAACTTTTTTGGTCCTTCCCGAAGCAATCTGGGTACCTATCGGCAAACGGATTTTCTGGTGAGCCTGCTGGATGGCCGTGTTTTTAAAGGGGTTGTCGATCCACGTCAACCCATTTTGACGACTGCATCTCCCGATGGTGTTTATCGCGGTGTTACGCCAACGCAGGGCGACCCCAACAACCTGAATGGCAATACCAAACGCATTCCAACCTTCTGGGGCGAATTACCGAACCTGGTCGTAGCAGGCACCACGCCGGGTAAGTACGTTTACAAAGACGGTGCGCCATTTCCAATCCTGACGTACTCCGAAATCCAATTCATTAAGGCAGAAGCCGCGTTTATAAAAGGCGATAAGGCGATGGCACTGAGTGCTTATCAGGCCGGAATTGGGGCTGCCCTCGACTATGCTGGTGTGGCTGCGGCCGATAAGGCAAAATACCTGGCCAGTGCAGCGGTAGCACAATCGGCATCCGATCTGAAAATCAGCGACATCATGCTGCAGAAATACCTCGCCTTAGTCGGGCATGGTATCATCGAAACCTGGGTCGATATGCGCCGTTATCGCTATGCACCAACTGTTTACACCGGTTTCACACCGCCATCAACAGAGCAGCTTTTCCCTGATAACAACGGAAAAATTGCCTATCGGGTACGGCCGCGTTACAATTCAGAGTATGTCTGGAACCGGGCATCGCTGGACAAATACGGCGGAAACGCACTTGATTATCACACCGTTGAACCGTGGTTTATCCAGAAATAA
- a CDS encoding sensor histidine kinase, whose product MKNGPIELRPDFTRISMLVLSPFFGNPANLHLEYRIDGLDPSWHPLGDRGLFTLNNLPAGDYNLLFRRSGIDNPGATGRLSIPIKVLPWFYNTIWFRTLTAFLIFFISYLIFRRRIRLLKAKSEELEKIVSSRTHELKLAVEDLANSEMALLESNRFKDLVITMVLHDMRSPIRFLSLMTGRLYRNHARIGREDLHESLSDMFIGTQNLLGFTEQFFLWVMTQQKGFKANNTWFSLQDLFDEIGGLYYEILKINHNQLVICDTKLRCHADYQVLSVILRNLIDNANKNMTDGRVFVSAHSSDAKITISISDSGPGLNKEQILAFMDRKKEVGKQGTGSILIHRMLDHIKGLLDIASEEGKGSTFSIIFRNPPEPDPVAQDE is encoded by the coding sequence ATGAAGAACGGACCGATTGAGCTTCGGCCTGATTTTACCAGAATCTCGATGTTGGTATTGTCTCCATTTTTCGGAAATCCTGCCAATCTACACCTAGAATATCGGATAGACGGGCTAGACCCCAGTTGGCACCCGCTGGGAGACCGTGGGCTTTTTACGCTTAACAACCTCCCTGCTGGAGATTACAACCTACTATTTCGAAGAAGCGGTATCGATAACCCTGGCGCCACAGGCCGACTCTCCATCCCCATAAAAGTGTTGCCGTGGTTTTACAATACAATCTGGTTTAGGACTTTAACGGCTTTCCTGATATTTTTCATTTCGTATTTGATTTTCAGGCGCAGAATACGGCTGTTAAAGGCCAAATCCGAAGAACTTGAAAAAATCGTGAGTTCACGTACCCATGAGCTCAAACTGGCCGTCGAAGATCTGGCAAATTCGGAAATGGCACTGCTTGAAAGCAACCGCTTCAAAGACCTTGTCATCACCATGGTACTCCACGATATGAGATCTCCGATCCGGTTCCTTTCCCTGATGACCGGCAGACTATATAGAAATCATGCACGGATAGGCCGTGAGGACCTGCATGAGTCCTTGTCCGACATGTTTATCGGAACCCAGAACCTGCTGGGATTTACGGAGCAATTTTTCCTTTGGGTGATGACACAACAAAAAGGATTCAAGGCAAACAATACCTGGTTTTCGTTGCAAGATCTCTTCGATGAGATCGGAGGTTTATACTATGAGATCCTTAAAATAAACCACAACCAGCTTGTCATCTGCGACACCAAATTGCGCTGCCACGCCGACTATCAGGTTTTGTCCGTCATCCTTCGAAACCTGATAGACAACGCCAATAAAAACATGACAGATGGACGCGTATTTGTTTCAGCGCATTCGAGTGACGCCAAGATTACGATTTCGATTAGTGATTCGGGTCCTGGGTTGAACAAAGAGCAAATCCTGGCGTTCATGGACAGGAAAAAAGAAGTTGGTAAACAAGGTACTGGAAGCATACTCATTCACAGGATGCTGGATCACATAAAAGGTTTGCTGGACATCGCCAGTGAAGAAGGAAAAGGAAGTACGTTTTCCATCATTTTTCGAAATCCGCCAGAACCTGATCCTGTTGCGCAAGATGAGTAA
- a CDS encoding pyridoxal phosphate-dependent aminotransferase, producing the protein MSINRRDWLRASMLSGLSLAAAPAAFCEPEPEMPAGYKAPKGGTLKARLSANENPYGPSPKALKTITEAAPDGYLYAMEYARQFRKLVAETEGVPEDHILLGAGSGELLTAASLWAAYRPNAGRTIVAPDPTFDALPRTAVKHGITMDRVPLVAADGYDINLNKLNERVGSQTGMVYLCNPNNPTAIIVDPAKLRAFCESVGAKTPILVDEAYIDYTPDPKAYSMVDMVKKGSNVIITKTFSKVHGFAGLRTGYMVAKPELLEQISKFATGGSCISMTTLRAASVSLQDKDFVKFSLGKAKESKDYLLGVLKQHSYEPLPSGANFVMFPIRMKGEDFVGRMLEQGVSIRQWKFDGQYWCRVSLGTMDQMKAFADGLKVIS; encoded by the coding sequence ATGTCAATCAATCGTCGTGACTGGCTCCGTGCCAGTATGTTATCTGGTTTGAGCCTGGCTGCTGCACCAGCTGCTTTTTGTGAACCAGAACCCGAAATGCCTGCGGGCTACAAAGCCCCGAAGGGAGGAACGCTGAAGGCACGGCTTTCTGCAAACGAGAACCCATATGGTCCTTCGCCAAAAGCACTCAAAACCATTACGGAAGCCGCTCCAGATGGCTATCTCTATGCTATGGAGTATGCCCGGCAATTCCGTAAACTGGTTGCAGAAACCGAAGGCGTTCCCGAAGATCACATTCTGTTAGGAGCCGGTTCGGGTGAGTTGCTGACAGCGGCTTCGCTTTGGGCTGCCTACCGCCCGAATGCCGGCCGTACGATCGTTGCGCCTGATCCGACATTTGATGCTCTGCCACGTACAGCCGTAAAACACGGAATTACGATGGATCGTGTTCCACTCGTTGCTGCCGATGGATATGACATTAACCTGAATAAGCTTAACGAACGCGTAGGTAGCCAAACCGGAATGGTTTACCTCTGTAACCCGAATAACCCAACCGCTATCATTGTTGATCCCGCCAAACTGCGCGCTTTTTGCGAATCGGTTGGAGCGAAGACACCAATCCTGGTCGATGAAGCCTACATCGATTATACGCCCGATCCGAAAGCATACTCGATGGTTGATATGGTGAAAAAAGGCAGCAACGTCATTATCACCAAGACATTCTCGAAAGTGCATGGTTTTGCTGGTCTGCGGACCGGTTATATGGTTGCCAAACCTGAATTGCTGGAGCAGATCAGCAAATTCGCCACTGGCGGTAGCTGTATCAGCATGACTACATTGCGGGCTGCATCGGTTAGCTTGCAGGACAAGGATTTTGTCAAATTCTCACTTGGCAAAGCCAAAGAATCAAAGGATTATTTGCTTGGCGTACTGAAACAGCACAGCTACGAACCATTACCATCGGGCGCCAATTTCGTTATGTTCCCGATTCGGATGAAGGGTGAAGATTTTGTGGGCCGGATGCTGGAACAGGGAGTGAGTATCCGCCAGTGGAAATTCGACGGTCAGTATTGGTGCCGCGTCAGTCTGGGCACAATGGACCAGATGAAAGCCTTTGCCGATGGGTTGAAGGTGATATCGTAA
- a CDS encoding NAD-dependent epimerase/dehydratase family protein has translation MKTVLLTGANGFLGGHLCRELLQRGYAVRAFVRPGSDNRALDGLPLDIWTGDLREPANVRAATYGCDYVIHAGALAQVNPARSRTVVDSNIGGTAAVLAAAVQADIERLVFIGTANVFGFGPRNNPGDETLPYMGARYGLDYMDSKRAATDLVLQAVQSDALPAVLVHPTFMIGPLDYKITSNSLLLALYRRQVAGIPVGGKNYVHVADVATATVNALTMGAVGESYILGNENLSYRDFFSLVADVSKINKPAFSIPPILTTLIGQFSEVQHRLLGHPTRLNSAMAMVANDGHYFRVKKAIDTLNLPQTPIRVAVKQAFDWFRAHNYL, from the coding sequence ATGAAAACAGTTTTACTGACGGGCGCTAACGGTTTTCTGGGTGGACATTTATGCCGGGAATTACTCCAGCGTGGTTATGCCGTCCGGGCGTTTGTTCGTCCAGGAAGTGACAACCGCGCGCTCGACGGATTACCATTAGATATCTGGACGGGCGATCTTCGTGAACCAGCGAATGTACGGGCTGCTACTTATGGTTGTGATTATGTTATTCATGCTGGTGCTTTGGCGCAGGTTAATCCAGCCCGTTCACGAACAGTTGTCGATAGTAACATTGGCGGTACGGCAGCCGTTTTAGCCGCTGCCGTGCAGGCCGATATTGAACGGCTGGTCTTTATAGGAACGGCCAATGTCTTCGGATTTGGTCCCAGGAATAATCCCGGCGATGAAACACTACCTTATATGGGAGCTCGCTATGGCCTGGATTATATGGATAGCAAACGAGCAGCAACCGATCTGGTCCTTCAGGCGGTTCAAAGCGATGCACTTCCGGCAGTACTCGTCCATCCGACATTTATGATTGGCCCTCTTGACTACAAAATCACATCAAATTCGCTGCTCCTGGCTCTTTATCGACGGCAAGTGGCAGGCATTCCGGTTGGCGGAAAAAATTACGTTCATGTCGCTGATGTCGCCACCGCAACGGTGAATGCCTTAACAATGGGGGCCGTTGGCGAATCGTATATTCTGGGCAATGAGAATTTGAGCTATCGCGATTTCTTTTCGCTTGTGGCCGATGTATCAAAAATAAACAAACCTGCCTTCTCTATTCCTCCCATACTGACTACATTAATTGGCCAGTTTAGTGAAGTACAGCATCGGTTACTTGGGCATCCAACCCGTCTTAATTCAGCGATGGCGATGGTCGCCAATGACGGCCACTATTTCCGTGTAAAAAAAGCAATTGATACACTCAACTTACCCCAGACTCCAATCCGGGTCGCTGTTAAGCAGGCTTTTGACTGGTTCCGAGCCCATAATTACCTCTAA
- a CDS encoding SusC/RagA family TonB-linked outer membrane protein, which produces MQSLIRSLVLLLVGLSVLVEAYAQDRVVTGKVTSATDGAVLPGANIQVKGTSRGTTTDGNGNYKIAVGSNSSLVISLIGMVSQTVEVGSRDQINVTLLESSSELNEVVVTALGIKQEKRALGYSVGEVKGADISNAQRDNFLVGMQGRVAGLTMTTTSGTPGASASIQLRGASSIGGNNQPLFVVDGLPIDNRTFNQGALVSNRPNRDNDYLNRAADINPNDIESITVLKGPEAAALYGIDASSGAIVITTKKGAKGPGRVTYDNRFQSTEVYRFPEAQTTYGRGTLGYQNANATTYFGPKYAADAPIYDNVHSFFKKGFTQVHNVGIEGGSDNATYRLSTNYTNQSGVVPTTGYKRLSVRLTGTAKISPKLDVMTSFNYVNTQVDKAIRGNNGFLLGLLSWPANDDITNYLNPDGTRRILLGSINQQEPDNPFFSVNKNRSGDITNRTITNFQLNYNPTPWLSLTGRFGADIYSTQSNLFLNPESWQGTDATLGGFTTKGSVENALENNQLLNGNLLATVKKTFGKLSTSLLLGTTIDDRSYKVTTAYGEKLYLPDFNSTNNTDPTTQRNKYTQTMQRLQSVLGSLTLNYDELLILTLTGRNDWSSTLPAANRSFFYPAASLAFNFSDLPGLKNRGNVFYYGKLRASYGQTGRDAPPYQVNSTLVPQTSTGGGFAYGFYGSNPNLKPERGESYELGTELMFFGGRLGLDFAYYNKTLSQQIVTQRLSYGTGFIFGLLNGGTFNNRGVELQLKGSPVKKADFGWDVILNFTKLKTDVKNLPADVPEYYNSDTWVYLNARSSAFVNNLQSYFPSDNPAYRSYNFNYYQRGSGSATAIGGYSYARNKNGDILVNPANGLPITNANFLPIGDRNPDFSIGLTNSFRYKSLSLSFLLDIRKGGDVFNGTAMYLWRNGLSKKSLDRDTPVVFKGVLRDGKEDSGTPTPNTIQVIPSLRSTDYYNSIPESEFVEKDINWLRLRDVTISYVLPSSVLNKGKVFKQASVFVNGTDLFLLTNYTGADPNVNGTTATSGGVGAAGIDYGTLSVPRGLSAGFRIGF; this is translated from the coding sequence ATGCAATCACTTATACGCAGCCTTGTACTGCTATTGGTTGGATTATCAGTGCTGGTAGAGGCTTATGCCCAGGATCGAGTGGTCACGGGTAAGGTCACATCAGCCACCGATGGCGCCGTACTGCCTGGCGCCAACATACAGGTCAAAGGCACCAGCCGGGGTACGACAACAGATGGTAATGGAAATTACAAAATTGCCGTTGGCTCAAATTCATCGCTCGTTATTAGCCTGATCGGCATGGTCAGTCAAACGGTTGAAGTGGGCTCCCGAGACCAGATCAATGTCACTTTACTTGAATCTTCCTCTGAACTGAACGAAGTCGTTGTCACAGCGCTTGGCATCAAGCAGGAGAAGCGGGCGTTAGGCTACTCGGTTGGCGAAGTCAAAGGCGCCGACATTTCCAATGCTCAGCGCGACAATTTTCTGGTAGGTATGCAGGGACGGGTAGCTGGTCTGACCATGACAACGACCTCCGGTACTCCGGGGGCTTCGGCCTCGATTCAATTACGTGGAGCCAGTTCCATTGGCGGCAACAACCAGCCACTGTTTGTTGTCGACGGTCTGCCCATCGATAACCGCACCTTCAATCAGGGAGCACTGGTGTCTAACCGCCCTAACCGCGACAATGACTACCTAAACCGGGCGGCCGATATCAATCCTAACGATATTGAAAGCATTACCGTACTGAAAGGCCCGGAGGCTGCTGCTCTGTATGGTATCGATGCCTCATCGGGTGCCATTGTTATTACGACGAAAAAAGGCGCTAAAGGCCCCGGACGCGTAACGTATGATAATCGTTTTCAGAGTACTGAAGTATACCGTTTCCCCGAAGCACAAACAACCTACGGACGCGGTACGCTCGGCTACCAGAATGCGAATGCAACAACGTATTTTGGTCCTAAATATGCGGCCGATGCACCGATCTATGACAACGTACACAGCTTTTTCAAGAAAGGGTTTACGCAGGTACACAACGTCGGCATCGAAGGCGGAAGCGATAATGCAACCTATCGGCTGTCGACGAACTACACCAACCAGTCGGGAGTAGTACCCACAACTGGCTACAAGCGCTTGTCGGTACGCTTGACCGGAACAGCTAAAATTAGCCCTAAGCTGGATGTGATGACATCGTTCAACTATGTTAACACACAGGTTGACAAGGCCATCCGGGGTAACAATGGCTTTTTGCTGGGTCTGCTGAGCTGGCCTGCCAACGACGATATAACAAACTATCTGAATCCCGACGGAACTCGCCGGATTCTACTCGGCAGCATTAACCAGCAGGAGCCCGACAATCCATTCTTCTCCGTCAATAAAAATAGGAGTGGTGATATTACGAACCGGACAATTACCAACTTCCAGCTGAACTACAATCCTACCCCCTGGCTAAGTCTGACCGGTCGGTTTGGTGCCGATATTTATTCAACCCAAAGCAACCTGTTCCTGAATCCGGAATCGTGGCAGGGAACCGACGCCACGCTCGGCGGTTTTACGACAAAGGGGTCAGTTGAAAATGCGCTTGAAAACAATCAGTTATTGAATGGCAACTTGCTGGCTACTGTAAAGAAAACCTTCGGCAAGCTGAGCACATCGCTGTTGTTAGGGACTACAATTGACGACCGCAGTTATAAAGTCACAACGGCTTACGGGGAAAAACTTTATCTGCCCGATTTCAATTCGACCAATAACACCGATCCGACTACCCAACGCAATAAATACACCCAGACCATGCAGCGGTTGCAGAGTGTACTGGGAAGTCTGACGCTGAACTACGATGAGTTGCTGATTCTAACCCTGACGGGCCGGAATGACTGGTCGTCGACACTGCCAGCCGCCAATCGGAGTTTCTTCTACCCGGCGGCCTCCCTGGCATTCAATTTCTCTGACCTGCCAGGGTTAAAAAATCGGGGCAATGTGTTCTATTACGGTAAACTGCGGGCCAGTTATGGACAAACAGGCCGCGATGCTCCGCCTTATCAGGTTAACTCAACGCTGGTTCCGCAGACATCTACCGGCGGTGGCTTTGCCTATGGCTTCTACGGCAGCAACCCAAACCTGAAACCAGAGCGGGGCGAAAGCTATGAATTAGGTACAGAGTTGATGTTTTTTGGTGGCCGGTTAGGACTCGACTTTGCTTACTACAACAAAACCCTGTCGCAGCAGATCGTGACCCAGCGTCTTAGCTACGGAACGGGCTTTATCTTCGGCCTGCTCAACGGTGGCACGTTTAACAACCGGGGCGTCGAGCTTCAATTAAAAGGGTCGCCGGTTAAGAAGGCGGATTTTGGCTGGGATGTGATTTTAAACTTTACGAAGCTGAAAACAGATGTTAAAAACCTGCCAGCAGATGTCCCGGAATATTATAACTCCGATACATGGGTATACCTCAATGCCCGCTCCAGTGCTTTTGTGAATAATCTCCAGTCGTATTTTCCCAGTGATAACCCGGCTTACCGGAGCTACAACTTTAACTATTACCAACGGGGAAGCGGCTCGGCAACCGCTATCGGCGGTTACAGTTATGCCCGCAACAAAAACGGGGATATTCTGGTCAATCCCGCCAATGGATTGCCCATTACGAACGCTAACTTTCTGCCCATTGGCGACCGGAATCCTGATTTCAGCATTGGTTTAACTAATTCGTTCCGTTACAAATCATTGAGCCTGTCATTCCTGCTCGACATCCGCAAAGGAGGTGATGTGTTCAACGGTACGGCCATGTATCTCTGGCGCAATGGCCTGAGCAAGAAATCGCTGGATCGCGATACGCCTGTCGTATTTAAGGGTGTACTGCGTGATGGTAAAGAAGACTCGGGTACGCCAACGCCAAACACAATTCAGGTAATACCATCGCTACGTTCGACCGATTATTACAACTCGATCCCAGAGTCAGAATTTGTTGAGAAAGACATTAACTGGCTTCGTCTGCGCGATGTAACGATTAGCTATGTGCTGCCGTCGTCGGTGCTGAACAAGGGGAAGGTTTTCAAGCAGGCCAGTGTTTTCGTGAACGGTACGGATCTATTTCTACTGACGAATTACACCGGAGCTGACCCGAACGTAAATGGCACAACGGCAACCTCAGGCGGTGTCGGTGCAGCTGGTATCGACTATGGTACGCTGTCTGTTCCCCGCGGTTTATCAGCAGGTTTCCGAATTGGATTCTAG
- a CDS encoding TIGR04283 family arsenosugar biosynthesis glycosyltransferase yields the protein MMLSVIIPTLNEANNIGQLVRDIKTYGGQYVIDVLVVDGGSSDQTIERAKQAGASVVVSPRPGRAYQMNYGAQLTTGDILYFVHADIKIHPDFVADITNSLADGNEAGCYRFRFASSHPLLRLNSYGTRFPGLMSRGGDQTLFITRPLFDKLGGFRERYVVMEDFDIIARIRSIARFCIIPKDVIVSARKYEANSWLRVQIANLTAFSLFFMDVSPMRIARTYKRMLKNV from the coding sequence ATGATGCTTAGCGTTATAATACCAACACTTAACGAAGCCAATAACATCGGGCAACTGGTGCGCGACATTAAAACGTATGGCGGTCAGTATGTAATTGATGTGCTCGTCGTTGACGGAGGCAGCTCCGATCAGACCATAGAACGAGCGAAACAGGCAGGGGCCAGCGTTGTTGTTTCACCCCGGCCCGGACGCGCCTATCAGATGAATTATGGAGCCCAACTCACTACGGGCGATATACTTTATTTTGTCCATGCCGATATAAAAATCCACCCTGATTTTGTGGCCGATATTACTAATTCACTGGCAGATGGGAATGAGGCTGGGTGCTATCGGTTTCGTTTTGCGTCGTCTCATCCTTTATTACGGCTGAACAGTTATGGCACTCGCTTTCCAGGACTAATGAGTCGCGGGGGCGATCAAACGTTGTTCATTACACGGCCACTTTTTGACAAATTGGGTGGGTTTCGCGAACGCTACGTTGTCATGGAAGACTTTGATATTATTGCCCGTATACGGTCTATTGCCCGATTTTGCATTATTCCCAAGGATGTTATTGTCTCGGCCCGCAAGTATGAAGCGAACAGTTGGTTGCGTGTCCAGATAGCTAACCTAACCGCATTTTCACTATTTTTTATGGATGTGTCGCCAATGCGAATTGCCCGCACGTATAAACGGATGCTGAAAAATGTATAG